A region from the Drosophila takahashii strain IR98-3 E-12201 chromosome 2L, DtakHiC1v2, whole genome shotgun sequence genome encodes:
- the LOC138914237 gene encoding uncharacterized protein, giving the protein MAFAVLFWSLTIFILFNVAQPNENCNFDISLANGKVTETSSVFLGDNIEFECNRGYTLQGKSWHLGSGNILKRFCAKAGCRDFEKPENGFISAYGGGLRAVIECDEEFVLRGNPGTYCNGTEWIIPLGTCQKKSNPGDFSCDFEREDLCGWEASVAIPQPWQRVSAAFDFLKTKCIRQDHTFRSDVQGHFIRLQSQVHASRTSHFISPIYPRDLTLGHSLRFQFQLFMSQTGSKSLVISVKPFSMPVQDMWQSFRESSIKLIVSGDQGTNWQSHSIHIGEMETDFQTHVLNSV; this is encoded by the exons ATGGCTTTTGCAGTTCTTTTCTGGTCActaacaatatttatattatttaacgtTGCCCAACCAAATGAAAACTGTAATTTCGACATTAGCCTGGCCAACGGAAAAGTTACGGAGACATCCAGTGTGTTCCTAGGTGATAACATCGAGTTCGAGTGTAATCGGGGATACACATTGCAGGGAAAATCTTGGCATCTCGGCAGcggaaatattttgaagcgATTCTGTGCCA aggcGGGTTGCAGGGATTTCGAAAAGCCAGAAAACGGATTTATATCCGCCTACGGAGGAGGCTTAAGGGCGGTGATCGAATGCGATGAAGAGTTCGTTCTCCGAGGAAATCCCGGAACTTACTGCAATGGAACCGAGTGGATAATTCCGTTGGGAACCTGCCAGAAGAAAAGTAACCCAGGTGACTTTTCCTGCGACTTTGAGAGGGAGGATCTGTGCGGTTGGGAGGCCAGTGTAGCAATACCACAGCCATGGCAGCGAGTCAGTGCTGCGTTTGATTTCCTAAAAACAAAGTGCATCCGGCAGGATCACACCTTTCGAAGCGACGTCCAAGGACACTTTATTCGCTTGCAATCGCAGGTTCATGCTTCCCGGACCTCTCACTTCATATCGCCGATCTATCCCAGGGATCTGACTTTGGGCCACTCCCTGCGCTTTCAGTTCCAACTCTTCATGTCTCAGACGGGAAGTAAAAGCCTGGTAATCTCAGTGAAACCCTTTTCAATGCCAGTCCAGGATATGTGGCAGAGTTTCAGGGAGAG CTCCATCAAACTCATTGTATCCGGCGATCAAGGAACCAACTGGCAAAGCCATTCCATCCATATCGGTGAAATGGAGACCGATTTCCAG ACACATGTACTTAACAGTGTCTGA
- the LOC138912391 gene encoding uncharacterized protein produces the protein MPESYTETYGSSSGETNNRHDEAQEPSSSDKDPLGIKNGSPPSPEVSESSELDVFNGTSTFENNNQDTTEDFLNPSTEDSSLSDIDELPKSSGSAEIKRVSTDKTKIQDSTRNPLENSTEESSSSDRNEKNSESSLSTEINESHGNSSGETTTSSTTVLSSIRKAPEPSRSENKDVSPKIETNTSSTSTTVTPSPTKASKSPGSDKEDGNPKIETTTLSTTLKPSTTEETTKESTESDESHNSSTGETTSTYNDDSASQTSTSSTTIFPSSTKTADWNGDSASKTNTSSTSVMPSSKKASESSVMPSSVKPSESDNEDGNPKMETTTTSTTGIPSSSEAPKTSLLTIIKPVLTSIAVTPSATKSPANSKSTTGIPSSTKAPESLGSDNKRDNPKNETTTSSTTVNPSTTKTPPSPGLLSIIKTVTSSTTKSPVSPAYPKSLTTVKSSPASTKRPDLHVIKNNGTNVDSQNESIEPVIYTAGSAEIKRISTHGTKIQDSKPNPLENSTEESSSLDRNQTESYSKPQSSTQAPDESAESNETDGNSTGETTTSSTTVLSSIRKAPESPGSDKEGGNPKYKTTTSSTSDMTTFTKAPESSGSDNENGSPKIETTTSSTFTTVTPSSTKAPESPESNNGHSSKNPSDVEEPGCPEMPKPERGFIVYYNKEKAFSAAADAIKAEIICAYEVDLEGSKTTTCQNNEWSPELGTCGEKTNENEKSSENEEKSQESTTESPKPFETSTTVIEKQTKVKDPKFVQFSQFLASMAFAVLFWSLTIFILFNVAQPNENCNFDISLANGKVTETSSVFLGDNIEFECNRGYTLQGKSWHLGSGNILKRFCAKAGCRDFEKPENGFISAYGGGLRAVIECDEEFVLRGNPGTYCNGTEWIIPLGTCQKKSNPGDFSCDFEREDLCGWEASVAIPQPWQRVSAAFDFLKTKCIRQDHTFRSDVQGHFIRLQSQVHASRTSHFISPIYPRDLTLGHSLRFQFQLFMSQTGSKSLVISVKPFSMPVQDMWQSFRESSIKLIVSGDQGTNWQSHSIHIGEMETDFQTHVLNSV, from the exons ATGCCTGAAAGCTACACGGAGACCTATGGCAGTTCTTCAGGTGAAACCAATAACCGACATGACGAGGCACAAGAACCATCCAGCTCCGACAAGGATCCGCTTGGAATCAAAAACGGATCGCCACCTTCCCCGGAAGTTTCAGAATCTTCGGAACTAGATGTGTTTAATGGCACCTCTACATTTGAAAACAATAACCAAGATACGACAGAAGATTTCTTAAACCCCTCTACAGAAGACTCATCCTTGTCCGACATTGATGAGCTCCCAAAATCTTCAGGATCAGCTGAGATCAAAAGAGTTTCTACAGACAAAACCAAAATCCAAGATTCAACGCGAAATCCATTAGAGAATTCTACAGAAGAATCATCTTCGTCCGACAGGAATGAAAAGAATAGCGAATCGTCATTATCTACAGAAATAAATGAGAGCCATGGTAATTCTTCAGGTGAAACCACTACATCATCCACAACCGTTCTGTCCTCGATCAGAAAAGCTCCAGAACCTTCACGATCAGAAAATAAAGATGTCAGTCCGAAGATCGAAACCAATACATCATCCACATCTACAACTGTCACACCATCGCCCACAAAAGCTTCAAAATCTCCAGGATCAGATAAAGAAGACGGCAATCCTAAAATTGAAACCACTACACTATCCACAACGCTCAAGCCTTCTACCACAGAAGAGACCACTAAAGAATCTACAGAATCAGATGAGTCACATAACAGTTCTACTGGTGAAACTACTAGCACATATAATGACGATTCTGCAAGTCAAACCTCTACATCATCCACAACCATCTTCCCATCGTCCACAAAAACTGCAGACTGGAATGGAGATTCTGCAAGTAAAACTAATACATCATCCACAAGCGTTATGCCTTCTTCCAAAAAAGCTTCAGAATCTTCAGTCATGCCATCGTCCGTAAAACCTTCAGAATCAGATAATGAAGATGGCAACCCTAAAATGGAAACCACTACAACATCCACAACAGGCATACCATCGTCCTCAGAAGCTCCAAAAACTTCATTACTTACTATAATTAAACCCGTTCTAACATCTATAGCCGTCACGCCATCGGCCACAAAATCTCCGGCAAATTCGAAATCTACAACAGGCATACCATCGTCCACAAAAGCTCCAGAGTCTTTAGGATCAGATAACAAAAGGGACAACCCTAAAAATGAAACCACTACATCATCTACAACCGTCAATCCATCGACGACAAAAACTCCACCATCTCCAGGCTTACTTTCTATAATTAAAACCGTCACATCATCGACCACAAAATCTCCAGTATCTCCGGCATATCCGAAATCACTGACAACCGTCAAGTCGTCGCCAGCGTCCACAAAACGTCCCGATTtgcatgtaattaaaaataatggcaCCAATGTCGATTCTCAAAATGAATCCATCGAACCCGTAATATACACCGCAG GATCAGCGGAGATCAAAAGAATTTCTACACATGGAACCAAAATCCAAGATTCAAAGCCAAATCCCTTAGAGAATTCTACAGAAGAATCATCCTCGCTCGACAGGAATCAGACTGAAAGCTACAGCAAACCGCAATCGTCCACACAAGCTCCGGATGAATCGGCAGAATCTAATGAGACCGATGGTAATTCTACAGGTGAAACCACTACATCATCCACAACCGTCTTGTCATCGATAAGAAAAGCTCCAGAATCTCCAGGATCAGATAAAGAAGGTGGCAACCCTAAGTATAAAACCACTACATCATCCACATCCGACATGACTACTTTTACAAAAGCTCCAGAATCTTCAGGATCAGATAATGAAAATGGCAGCCCTAAAATTGAAACCACTACATCATCTACATTCACAACCGTCACGCCATCGTCCACGAAAGCACCAGAATCGCCTGAATCTAACAATGGTCACTCGTCAAAAAATCCATCAGATGTTGAAGAGCCGGGTTGTCCTGAGATGCCGAAACCAGAGAGAGGTTTTattgtatattataataaGGAGAAGGCTTTCTCTGCTGCCGCCGATGCCATAAAAGCGGAGATAATCTGTGCGTATGAAGTCGATCTAGAAGGATCTAAAACCACAACCTGTCAGAACAACGAGTGGTCACCTGAATTGGGGACATGCGGCGAAAAGaccaatgaaaatgaaaagtccTCAGAAAATGAAGAAAAGTCACAGGAATCCACTACCGAAAGCCCTAAACCTTTTGAGACTTCGACAACCGTGATTGAAAAGCAGACAAAAGTCAAGGATCCGAA ATTCGTTCAGTTCAGTCAGTTTTTAGCTTCAATGGCTTTTGCAGTTCTTTTCTGGTCActaacaatatttatattatttaacgtTGCCCAACCAAATGAAAACTGTAATTTCGACATTAGCCTGGCCAACGGAAAAGTTACGGAGACATCCAGTGTGTTCCTAGGTGATAACATCGAGTTCGAGTGTAATCGGGGATACACATTGCAGGGAAAATCTTGGCATCTCGGCAGcggaaatattttgaagcgATTCTGTGCCA aggcGGGTTGCAGGGATTTCGAAAAGCCAGAAAACGGATTTATATCCGCCTACGGAGGAGGCTTAAGGGCGGTGATCGAATGCGATGAAGAGTTCGTTCTCCGAGGAAATCCCGGAACTTACTGCAATGGAACCGAGTGGATAATTCCGTTGGGAACCTGCCAGAAGAAAAGTAACCCAGGTGACTTTTCCTGCGACTTTGAGAGGGAGGATCTGTGCGGTTGGGAGGCCAGTGTAGCAATACCACAGCCATGGCAGCGAGTCAGTGCTGCGTTTGATTTCCTAAAAACAAAGTGCATCCGGCAGGATCACACCTTTCGAAGCGACGTCCAAGGACACTTTATTCGCTTGCAATCGCAGGTTCATGCTTCCCGGACCTCTCACTTCATATCGCCGATCTATCCCAGGGATCTGACTTTGGGCCACTCCCTGCGCTTTCAGTTCCAACTCTTCATGTCTCAGACGGGAAGTAAAAGCCTGGTAATCTCAGTGAAACCCTTTTCAATGCCAGTCCAGGATATGTGGCAGAGTTTCAGGGAGAG CTCCATCAAACTCATTGTATCCGGCGATCAAGGAACCAACTGGCAAAGCCATTCCATCCATATCGGTGAAATGGAGACCGATTTCCAG ACACATGTACTTAACAGTGTCTGA
- the LOC138912389 gene encoding uncharacterized protein translates to MGKTMGYFCEETVNLANGTMTISIGYPKFECNSGYELLERQLPLESCKQGLLRGEKFFCAKKGCKEIPQPKIGKIVNTDGLKAVLKCDEGFVLYGNNVTFCNGVEWSTQLGSCQKTNQSVQYSCDFEGEDQCGWKSHRGGAWRKNSAANDFHSNKTGPQRDHTFDSDTEGHFILMETGRSNLFEPEHFVSPIYPKDITLGNKSCFLFHTFMFGTGVKNLVVSVKPKSMDVKQMWDDFQAMYTKLTVYGEQGSHWQYYSIPIDEMEEDFQVVFTPSDPKSRSGDIAIDDVKLTRGKCIAEKPKASPLPDNENGSPKIETTTSSTFTTVTPSSTKAPESPESNNGHSSKNPSDVEEPGCPEMPKPERGFIVYYNKEKAFSAAADAIKAEIICAYEVDLEGSKTTTCQNNEWSPELGTCGEKTNENEKSSENEEKSQESTTESPKPFETSTTVIEKQTKVKDPKSISALWTELLFKGVPKNYLLKYFSFKYEKKVA, encoded by the exons ATGGGAAAAACCATGGGCTACTTCTGTGAGGAAACCGTGAATTTGGCAAATGGCACGATGACTATTAGTATTGGTTATCCAAAATTCGAGTGCAATTCCGGATATGAACTTCTTGAAAGACAATTGCCATTGGAAAGTTGCAAACAAGGTCTTTTAAGAGGGGAAAAATTTTTCTGCGCAA AGAAGGGTTGCAAGGAGATTCCACAACCGAAGATTGGGAAAATTGTCAATACCGATGGATTAAAGGCAGTGCTCAAGTGCGATGAAGGATTCGTTTTGTACGGAAACAATGTCACATTCTGCAACGGAGTCGAGTGGAGCACTCAATTGGGATCGTGTCAGAAGACGAATCAATCCGTGCAATACTCCTGCGACTTTGAGGGTGAGGATCAGTGCGGATGGAAGTCGCATAGAGGGGGTGCATGGAGGAAGAACAGCGCTGCTAACGATTTTCACTCCAACAAAACGGGTCCCCAGAGGGATCACACCTTCGATAGCGACACCGAAGGACATTTTATTCTCATGGAAACGGGCCGTTCCAATTTATTCGAACCCGAACACTTTGTATCCCCCATCTATCCCAAGGATATAACTTTGGGAAACAAATCGTGCTTTCTGTTTCATACCTTCATGTTTGGAACAGGTGTGAAAAACCTAGTCGTGTCAGTGAAACCTAAATCAATGGATGTAAAACAAATGTGGGATGACTTCCAGGCGAT GTACACCAAATTAACTGTATATGGCGAGCAAGGTTCCCACTGGCAATACTATTCGATTCCAATTGATGAGATGGAAGAGGACTTCCAGGTGGTCTTCACACCCTCGGATCCCAAATCTCGTTCTGGGGACATTGCCATCGACGACGTGAAATTAACGAGAGGAAAGTGTATAGCCGAAAAGCCCAAAGCTTCTCCGTTACCAGATAATGAAAATGGCAGCCCTAAAATTGAAACCACTACATCATCTACATTCACAACCGTCACGCCATCGTCCACGAAAGCACCAGAATCGCCTGAATCTAACAATGGTCACTCGTCAAAAAATCCATCAGATGTTGAAGAGCCGGGTTGTCCTGAGATGCCGAAACCAGAGAGAGGTTTTattgtatattataataaGGAGAAGGCTTTCTCTGCTGCCGCCGATGCCATAAAAGCGGAGATAATCTGTGCGTATGAAGTCGATCTAGAAGGATCTAAAACCACAACCTGTCAGAACAACGAGTGGTCACCTGAATTGGGGACATGCGGCGAAAAGaccaatgaaaatgaaaagtccTCAGAAAATGAAGAAAAGTCACAGGAATCCACTACCGAAAGCCCTAAACCTTTTGAGACTTCGACAACCGTGATTGAAAAGCAGACAAAAGTCAAGGATCCGAAGTCAATCAGTGCACTTTGGAcagaattattatttaagggGGTACCGAAAAACTACCTcttaaaatacttttcttttaaatatgagAAAAAGGTTGCTTAA
- the LOC138912381 gene encoding DNA topoisomerase 1-like → MDVKQMWDDFQAMYTKLTVYGEQGSHWQYYSIPIDEMEEDFQVVFTPSDPKSRSGDIAIDDVKLTRGKCIAEKPKASPLPDNENGSPKIETTTSSTFTTVTPSSTKAPESPESNNGHSSKNPSDVEEPGCPEMPKPERGFIVYYNKEKAFSAAADAIKAEIICAYEVDLEGSKTTTCQNNEWSPELGTCGEKTNENEKSSENEEKSQESTTESPKPFETSTTVIEKQTKVKDPKSISALWTELLFKGVPKNYLLKYFSFKYEKKVA, encoded by the exons ATGGATGTAAAACAAATGTGGGATGACTTCCAGGCGAT GTACACCAAATTAACTGTATATGGCGAGCAAGGTTCCCACTGGCAATACTATTCGATTCCAATTGATGAGATGGAAGAGGACTTCCAGGTGGTCTTCACACCCTCGGATCCCAAATCTCGTTCTGGGGACATTGCCATCGACGACGTGAAATTAACGAGAGGAAAGTGTATAGCCGAAAAGCCCAAAGCTTCTCCGTTACCAGATAATGAAAATGGCAGCCCTAAAATTGAAACCACTACATCATCTACATTCACAACCGTCACGCCATCGTCCACGAAAGCACCAGAATCGCCTGAATCTAACAATGGTCACTCGTCAAAAAATCCATCAGATGTTGAAGAGCCGGGTTGTCCTGAGATGCCGAAACCAGAGAGAGGTTTTattgtatattataataaGGAGAAGGCTTTCTCTGCTGCCGCCGATGCCATAAAAGCGGAGATAATCTGTGCGTATGAAGTCGATCTAGAAGGATCTAAAACCACAACCTGTCAGAACAACGAGTGGTCACCTGAATTGGGGACATGCGGCGAAAAGaccaatgaaaatgaaaagtccTCAGAAAATGAAGAAAAGTCACAGGAATCCACTACCGAAAGCCCTAAACCTTTTGAGACTTCGACAACCGTGATTGAAAAGCAGACAAAAGTCAAGGATCCGAAGTCAATCAGTGCACTTTGGAcagaattattatttaagggGGTACCGAAAAACTACCTcttaaaatacttttcttttaaatatgagAAAAAGGTTGCTTAA
- the LOC123003263 gene encoding MAM and LDL-receptor class A domain-containing protein 1: MAFAVLFWSLTIFILFNVAQPNENCNFDISLANGKVTETSSVFLGDNIEFECNRGYTLQGKSWHLGSGNILKRFCAKAGCRDFEKPENGFISAYGGGLRAVIECDEEFVLRGNPGTYCNGTEWIIPLGTCQKKSNPGDFSCDFEREDLCGWEASVAIPQPWQRVSAAFDFLKTKCIRQDHTFRSDVQGHFIRLQSQVHASRTSHFISPIYPRDLTLGHSLRFQFQLFMSQTGSKSLVISVKPFSMPVQDMWQSFRESSIKLIVSGDQGTNWQSHSIHIGEMETDFQVVFTVTEPSSLNGDIGIDDVEFIEQ, encoded by the exons ATGGCTTTTGCAGTTCTTTTCTGGTCActaacaatatttatattatttaacgtTGCCCAACCAAATGAAAACTGTAATTTCGACATTAGCCTGGCCAACGGAAAAGTTACGGAGACATCCAGTGTGTTCCTAGGTGATAACATCGAGTTCGAGTGTAATCGGGGATACACATTGCAGGGAAAATCTTGGCATCTCGGCAGcggaaatattttgaagcgATTCTGTGCCA aggcGGGTTGCAGGGATTTCGAAAAGCCAGAAAACGGATTTATATCCGCCTACGGAGGAGGCTTAAGGGCGGTGATCGAATGCGATGAAGAGTTCGTTCTCCGAGGAAATCCCGGAACTTACTGCAATGGAACCGAGTGGATAATTCCGTTGGGAACCTGCCAGAAGAAAAGTAACCCAGGTGACTTTTCCTGCGACTTTGAGAGGGAGGATCTGTGCGGTTGGGAGGCCAGTGTAGCAATACCACAGCCATGGCAGCGAGTCAGTGCTGCGTTTGATTTCCTAAAAACAAAGTGCATCCGGCAGGATCACACCTTTCGAAGCGACGTCCAAGGACACTTTATTCGCTTGCAATCGCAGGTTCATGCTTCCCGGACCTCTCACTTCATATCGCCGATCTATCCCAGGGATCTGACTTTGGGCCACTCCCTGCGCTTTCAGTTCCAACTCTTCATGTCTCAGACGGGAAGTAAAAGCCTGGTAATCTCAGTGAAACCCTTTTCAATGCCAGTCCAGGATATGTGGCAGAGTTTCAGGGAGAG CTCCATCAAACTCATTGTATCCGGCGATCAAGGAACCAACTGGCAAAGCCATTCCATCCATATCGGTGAAATGGAGACCGATTTCCAGGTGGTCTTCACAGTCACGGAACCCAGCTCTCTAAACGGGGACATTGGCATCGACGATGTGGAATTTATCGAACAGtga